A segment of the Asinibacterium sp. OR53 genome:
GATTCGGTGGCATTCCTGTTCACCGCTATTTCTTCGGGCAGGCAACCGGCCAGTGTTGCCAGCTTTTGGCGCAGCGGCTCCCTTCCCTGGTCCAGTATCCGCCACATATAATAAGAGGGGCCTTCATTGGACAATCGGTTGAAGCGTTCCACCGCTTCCTGTACCACACGCGGAGCGGGACTCACCCCCCCATTATTGAGATTCACCAGGTTGGGATTTACAGTGAAAGATTGTTGTATCACTGACCAGTAGTCTTCATCAGTTGCCACAGTCTCCGGACTAAGACCTGCTACCTTTTGTGCAGCCTGCTTCCATTCTGCCGCATGCAACTGGTTAAAAAGGCTATTGGCAGAGAATGCCCCCGCCATCAGGCCAAGCTGCCCGATGAATTTCCTGCGCTGGTTCATACCCATGAAGTTTAGTGAGAAAGTTAATGATAATTTGTTGTTTTAACCTTTCCGCCTGTAAAACAGGTATGAATACTCAATTTGACTACGCCGCCTACTTGTAGTTTTATCAATCGATCCACAAAATCATTCACGCGAAATGTTACCGATTTGGTAACATTTCATATATTTGCTTCAACTGGTTATGAGAGTTATTGCCGTTAAAACACTCAAAGCTTTTTATTCAAAGTTTCCTGATGCCAAGCAGGGATTATTATCATGGTATGAGGAAGCAGAGCTAGCCAACTGGGATCATCCCAATGAATTAAAAGCAGTGTATTGCAATGCATCTATTCTGAATAAAAAAAGAGTGATATTCAATATTTGTGGCAATAAGTACCGTTTGATTGTTGATGTAGAATATCGTTTAAAGATCGTATTCATTGTGTGGGTGGGTACGCATAAACAATATGATAAAATTGATGCCCAAAAAATCGATTATGCTAAAACCAATAAAAAATGAAAGACAATATGAAGATGCGCTGGCTCGTACTTACGCACTATTGCAAAAAGAATTGAAAGCCAATTCAAAAGAGTCAGACGAATTAGAGATATTGTCTATCCTGATCAAATCGTATGAGAATGAACATCATGCGATGCCTACGCCCAACCCATTGGAAGCCATCAAATTCAGGCTCGAGCAATTGGGCATGTCAGAAGCTCAATTATCTGAAGTATTGGGCTACCGCTCCCGGAAATCAGAAATCCTGTCCGGCAAAAGAAAACTCAGTTTGGCTATGATACGGAAGCTGAACGAGGCACTTCATATTCCCGCCGAAGTGTTAATACAGGCTTATTAAACGCCCATAACCTGGTTTGTGTGTATCTTTGCATCAGAATACAGTTGTTATGAAAACGAAGGGATGGGTACTGGCGGTATGTTTGGTATTGTTGCTGTTGAATGCAGGATATTTACAGGCGCAGTGTTCCATTTGTACCAAAACCGCTTCTCAAATGGGCGAAGGTCCGGCCAAAGCCCTCAATTCTGCCATTATTTATTTAGCAGCAGCCCCGCTGCTCATCATGGGTTATATAGGCATGCGCTGGTGGAAGAACGAGAAAAATATGCATAAATAATGCATGGTCACTGACCGGCTTTTAATACAATCCGCGGTAGATATCTATATACTTTCGAGCCGTATTTTGCCAGTTGAAAGAATAGGCCCTTGCTTTCAGTCTTTCTACCAGGTCCATATCTGTTGAATAAACAGTCATCCCCCTTTGCAGGACTTCCCGCATATTCTCCGGATCAAAATCATTGAAATAAAAAGCATCTTCTCCTCCTATCTCGGGTAAAGAAGTCTGTGTTGATAAAAACACCGGCTTGCCAAACGCCATGGCTTCTATCACCGGTAAGCCGAATCCTTCTGCCAGTGATGGAAATACAAATGCTTCACAATGCTGGTAATACCAATATTTTTCTGCTTCTGTTACCGGCCCTGTAAAATGTACCCTGCTTAGTACACCAGCCTTCTGCGCAGCTGCTATAATCTCCTTTTTATATGCTTCATTCTGCACAATGCCCGCAATAACTAAATGGTTGTTGTTATTCACCAGCAGCGCCGGCAATACATGAAAATTCTTTTTTACCACAATTGTTCCTATGGTAAACAAAAACGGGCTGCCAGGTTGCACAAGTGGGGCAGCAGGCAAAATATCCGCATTGATATTGCATCCGTTATAAATAACCGTTGCCGGTTTGTTATTCAATCGAACATGAGCATACAAATCATCCAGCACAAATTGCGAAATGGCTGCAATATGATCTGCCCGGTCTATTTTATGCTGCAACGCTTGCAGGTAAGTTTTCCTTTTTGCAGCAGATTTAAAGTCTCCTTTTAAAAAATTCAAATCATGTACCGTTAATACAATAGGTATCTTCCTGTTAGCAGGAAAATATTGACTGCCTTGGTGCGTTGCATGCCACACATTGTATCTGCCGGTAGCGGGCAATATCCATTTATGCACAGCATGCTGGTATATATATTGCGCGTGACTGCCAAAAACAGGCCCGCATTTACGAGGCATGAAAAAAGAAATCGCTTCCTCCACAGTTTCTTTCAGCAACGAGCGACCCAATTGCAAACAGAAATGGTATAACCCCGTATGAGGGTATTTCATTCTTTCGCAATCGAGTATGATCTTATGCATGGGTCGGGTGTAAATTATTTGATCTTGTAAAACATTTTCAGGCAAAACAGCCATCGCCTGAGTTGGTTTCGCCGTTTATACGCCAGTATCCTGCGATTGTATCGAAAAAATAAGATCATTCTTTTGAAATTGTTCATCAACGAAAAATCCTGATACGACTGCATCACATCAGCCAGCATCTTTTTTTCATTCACCAGCGACTCGGGACATTTCTCATACTGCAATCGCATCCGTTCCCTGATTTGCGCCAGTTCTGTTTCTTTACCAGGCTTTTTCTTTTTCGCCGGCACCGGCTCTCCTTCCGCCTTCACTTTTGCTGCACCAAACACATTGGCATTGTGCTGCCGGTATTGTACCAGCACCTTATCTACGAATTTGATTTTGCCTGTCAATGTAGCCACAAACCCAAGCCAATGATCGTGCGGTATCATAGGTGCCAATGGAACCGACGCTCTTACCAGGCTTCTCCTGATGATCATCGCATGTCCCGGCGCCGAATTGCCCACCAGAAAACTCAGGCAATCATCAAAATCGCCCAACCTTTTAATATCCGATAATTTTTTCCCTGTCAGGTTGCCATTATAATCGATCAGTTCGGAATTGCAGTATACAACCGGGTGATCGCCTATTTCCTGCATCAGCAGGCTCAGCTTTTGCTTATCCCAAATATCATCCTGATCACTGAGCGCCAGGAAATCACCGGCCGCCAACAGCATGCCTTTTTCAAAATTGCGTACATAGCCGATGTTCTGTTCGTTGAAGAACAACCTGATATTGTTGAACCGTTCTGCATATTGCTTCAGCAGGTTCGCCGTACCATCTGTTGATCCATCATCTACGATGATCAATTCCAGGTTAGGATAAGTTTGTTCCAGGATGCTGTTGAGTTGTGCACCTATGAATCGTTCTCCATTATAAGTGGCCATCACTACCGATATCAATGGTAATTCTGCTGCAGGATTCATGTACTATTTACAGGTATTGCTGAACGAAAGTAAATAAATTAAACCCAGGTTCTTCCAAAGCCCTCGTAATCGATCGCTTCATTTCTTCTTTGTCAATGGATGCCATTCTGTGTTTTTGGATGAGCCGGTAAGCCCTTTCAGTAAATAACCACGATTTTCTTTCCAGTAAACGTGCTGTATGTTGATGCGCCACGATGGCTTCCATCAGGGTATCTATACCTTCTTTCTGCGAAGCGATTGTTTTGATCACAGGCACCTGCCATGCGCGCTGCTGAAATGCAGGCGCCAGCATTTGTTTCAGGTTTTTCACAAACAGATCGGCATCCGGCCTGTCGCTTTTATTTACCACAAATACATCTGCAATTTCCATAAGTCCTGCTTTCATAGTCTGTACTTCATCTCCCGCCTCAGGCACCACTACTACTACTGTTGTATCGGCCAGTCCCGCTACTTCAATCTCGCTTTGCCCAACGCCCACAGTTTCAACAATGATCTCATCAAACCCCGCGGCCTGCATCAATGCAGTGATCTCGATCATTTGCGGATGCAAACCACCCAGTGCCCCCCTTGAAGCAAGCGAACGGATAAAAACATGCGGGTGCTGGTACCATTCACTCATGCGAATCCTGTCGCCCAACAATGCACCCAGGTTAAAGGGGGAAGATGGATCAACGCAAAGCACACCCACTTTTTTCCCTTGCGCCACCCAGGCGCCGATAAGGGCATCTACCAGCGTACTTTTCCCGGCCCCGGGAGGGCCTGTAATACCTGTTATGGCAGTTTTTCCGGAAGGCAACCGGCTCAGGAACGTCTCGTAACCACTCACCGCATTTTCCACCAGGGAAATACTTCTGGCAAGTGCTTTAAAGTCGCCCTGGCCTACCCCTTTTATAAACTGCTCCCACATAGTTCTAAATATAGACCTATTATTTCAACAACCGGTAATTCCTGAAATCAAACAGCCTGATGCCGGTGATTCGTTCAAAATAATAAAGGAACCTGTCTTTCAATGAAAATTGCTTCCTGGTAATATCCAGTTCTACCTGCCAGTTCTTGCGCGCGATCCTGTCTTTCATCACCGCCGGATGGGTATCCGAAAAGCGTTGTAACGAATCGAATTCATTGAAATCATAAAAGTCAGGGCTCGTAATCACCGATCGTATGTTGGCATTGCTATCCCAATACTGGCTGATCTCTTTTTGCTTCTTCATCATTTGCTCAGGACTCTTTACCCAGCCATAGTGATAGATATAAGCATCTGCCGGTTTCACCCACAATTTCCTTTCACCTACGCGAAACCCCTGCGCATCTTTATATGCGGCGATCTTTTTATCATTCCGGATGATACGTACTTCGTGATCGTACCATTTACGGCTATCGCCCACATAATCATAGGTTCCATAAAAATGGAGGTATTTGAAGAGCAATCCTTCTACTTTTTTATCATCTTTATATCGTATACAGGCTTCTTTAATAGCGGGATGATATTTTTCATGCACTACTTCATCGCCCTGGATATAAAAAGCCCAATCACTTTCGGGATCAATCAATTGAAAAGCCTTGTTAGTTTCAACCGCCAGTACCGACCCGCCACTGCGCAATCCGGAATCCCAGACCGACCGGTGTATGCGGATCTTGGGGTCGTTGATCGACTGCATCAGTCCCAATGTATCATCGGAAGAATCTCCTACCAATACGATCATTTCATCCACTACCGGCAGAATAGAGCGAATCGCTTCTACAATGGGATAGTCATTCATCACAGCATTGCGAATGATCGTAAAACCTGAAATTTTCATAATCCAAAATTGTCACGGCAAAGAAAGGCTTTAATTTTGACCTGTAACATACTCGCTTATGCCAACAACCCTCTGCTTCGATTTTGGAAATACCCGCCTCAAATCTGCCGTATTTGAAAACGATGTGATCAAAGAAGTGGTTGTATTGGAAAACGATACCCCCGATGCCATTCGCCCGCTGGTAGAAAAATACAAACCTTCCCGATCGATCCTTTCTTCTGTGATCAGGCATAACGTTGAAACGGAAACTTTCCTGGCAGCACATACACAATTTCACAAGCTCGGCCACCATAGTCAATTACCCTTCACCTCACCGGTAGGCAAGCCCGAGACCATTGGGGCCGACAGACTGGCCATTTGTGCAGCGGCTGTTAAGCTGTTCCCGCACCAGCACAACCTGGCCATCGGGTTGGGCTCCTGCATCACCTATAATTATATCAGTCCTGTTCATGAATTCCTGGGGGGCAGTATCTCTCCCGGCCTCAATATGCGTTTCAGGGCCATGCACGAACAAACCGCCCTGCTGCCCCTGGTGAGCCCTGAAAACAGGTTCCCGCTGATAGGTTATGATACCAAAACCAATATTTTGAGCGGTGTGATACTGGGAATGGCCAAAGAAATAGATGGAATAATTGATGCTTATGCATTGAAATACAGCAACTTTAACGTGCTGTTAACCGGGGGGGATATGGGTTTTTTTGTCTCACATCTAAAAAACAGGATATTTGCCGACCCTTATTTAATCTTTAAAGGCCTCTATGCGATCAGTGAGTACAACAGTGGCCAGGCTTTGCCTGGCTCTATTAGTAACCGGAACCACCCTGCTTAGTGCTGTTGCACAAGAGAATTCTCCCTTTGCACGTTACGGACTTGGTAATATTTATAGCGGATCCAATGTGGTGAGCCGCTCCATGGGTGGACTGGGTGTTGCCTATGCAGATGGCCTGAACAATAATGTGGGGCAATCCGTCAACTTCAGCAACCCCGCTACTTACGGGAACCTGTACATGACTTCTTTTGACCTGGGGCTGATGATCGATTCCCGCACGTTGCGCAGCAATAATCCTTCGGGCCATTTCCAGTCGAACTATTTCATCCCTACTTATGTGGTGGTGGGAATGCCCCTGAACCGTAAAAAAGGATGGGGACTGGCTTTTGGCCTACGGCCTGTTACCAGAATCAGCTATTCTGTACACACTTTTGAACAGATCGGTACCGACAGCCTGGCCAATGTGTATGAAGGCTCGGGTGGGTTGAACCAGCTCTTTGTGGGATTGGGGAAAAAATGGAAATCGCTCAATATCGGTTTCAATGCAGGCTATCATTTCGGAAACAAGGATATTTCTACTAAAAAAGCTTTCGTGAACGACACGGTTTTCCATTACCAGTCGAAATCCTTTGCCAATACGCATTTCAACGGCCTCTTCTTTGATGCAGGCATGCAGTATGAGATAAAACTCAGCAAGAAAGAATTTAAAGAAAAAAAATCGACCGATCAATACGCGCTCCGTTTGGGGGCCACTGCCAGCCTGAAGCAGCAATTATCTGCCTCGCAGGATGTCGGCCGCCAGACCTATACGCAAACTTCCAATGGTGAAGTGACCATCGACAGCATCTATGAAATAAAAAATACCAAAGGCAAAATAACCCTGCCATTCAGTTATGCAGGCGGTATCACTTTTCATAAAACCACTACAGGTGTAAGAGGTGCATTCGAAATGTGGTCGATCGGTGCGGAATATGCTGTTACACAATGGACCCAATACCGTTTTTATGGACAACCCGATCCACTGGTGAATAGCTGGCAGATGAAAGTGGGTGGCCAATTCTGTCCGAATCCCATCAACGGAAAAAACTACTGGAGCAATGTCAATTACCGTGCAGGGGTTTACTACGGCAAGGATTACGTGAACCCCGATGGCAATGGGTTGAAACAATTCGGTGTCTCCCTTGGCGCGGGCCTGCCGGTAAAAAAATGGCGCTCTTACGACTACCAGTTCACGACAATCAACACTGCCTTCGAGTTTGGCAAACGCGGGTCCAGTGTTAACAATATCACAGAAAATTATTTTCAGTTATCTTTCGGACTTAGTTTGAGCGACATTTGGTTCCAGAAACGCAAGTATGATTAATCGCAGGATACATAAAAAACTAATTACAGCAGCCGTGATCACCGGCTGCTTTTTTATGTTTGCCTGCGAAAATGATGTGAATGAAGTGAGAGCGTTGGGTAAGAGAAAGCCTGGTGTTGATGAAGGAAGCAAAATTGAAAGTTACCTGAGTGTAGGAGGCCACATGCGGGCCAAGCTTACTGCACCTGTGATGCTGAGTTTCCAGGGCGATAGCGCACGCAAAGCCGAATTCCCTAAAACGCTGCACGTTGATTTTTATAATGACAGCCTGGTAATCGAAAGCCAGCTCGGCGCCAAATACGGGCGCTACCTTGAAGGAGAAAGCAAAGTATTTCTGAAAGACAGTGTGGTAGCGTTCAATATCAAAGGAGATACACTGTTTGCCAAAGAACTTTACTGGGACCAGTCCCTCGGCCAGTTCCATACCGATAAAGAAGTGACCATCAGTCAACGTACCCCCCGCCAAAAACTGATCGGACTGAAAGGCATCCGCTGCAACCAGGATTTATCGAACATTACATTGTTCGACCTCAAGCCCGGCAGCTTTTTCATTGTTCCCGACAGCACTTCTACGGCTAAAGACACAAGTAAAACTGTAATAAAGTAAATTGCGAATGGATGAGTTCAAAGAACGTCATCCTGAGTGAGCGAAGCGAATCGAAGGACCTACCGAACATTCAGGCAGATCCCTCGACTGCGCTCAGGATAACGACCAACAAACACTCAGGATGACGCGTCAATCAATTATTAAATCAAAAATAGAAAAGTATGGAATATCGCAGGATGGGCAAGACCGGCCTTCAACTCAGCATACTCAGTTACGGAAGCTGGGTAACCTTTCACAAGCAAATCAACGATGGCATTGCCGATGAATTGATGGGACTTGCTTACGACGCCGGCATTAATTTTTTCGACAATGCAGAAGCGTATGCATTAGGCGAAAGTGAGCAAATGATGGGCCGGGTATTGAAGAAAAAAAACTGGGACCGCACCTCCTATACCCTTTCTTCCAAAGCGTATTTCGGCTGGAGAGGTAAACAAAACAAGCCCAACCAGACCGGCCTCAGCCGCAAACACCTGGTAGAAGCCTGCCATGAAGCCTTGCAACGGCTGCAGACAGACTACCTGGATATTTATTTCTGCCACCGTCCCGATCCCGCCGTACCTATTGAAGAAGTGGTATGGACCATGCATAACCTGATACAGCAGGGCAAAGTGTTGTATTGGGGCACCAGCCAGTGGAGCGGTGCAGAGATCATGGAAGCCCATCGCGCAGCGCAACAGTATCACCTCATCGCTCCTACGGTTGAGCAACCGCAATACAATATGTTCGAACGTTTTAAGATGGAGCAGGATTACTTGCCGGTATTCAGGAACGTTGGACTGGGTACTACCATCTGGAGTCCGCTCGCCGCCGGTTTCCTTACAGGCAAATACAACAATGGTATTCCGGAAGGATCGAGACTGGCATTGGAAGGATTCGACTGGTTAAAAGACCGCTGGGTGCAGGAAGCCAAAATAGAAAAGGCGAAGCAATTACTACTCCTGGCCAACGAACTAGGTGTATCCCTTGCCAGTCTGGCCATTGCCTGGACCATTCACAACCCGCATGTAACCACTGCTATCCTGGGCGCTACAAAAGCATCGCAACTGGAAGAAAATTTGAAAGCACTGGACGCTTTGCCACTGCTTACTGCAGAAGTAATGGAGCGGATTGAAAAAATATTACAGAACAAGCCGGTGATGGATCTTTCCTGAGACGATTAAACACTGATCACAACATGAGATTCTTTATCCTGTGCATACTTACCTGTTCCCTGTCGCTTGTCCATGCGCAGCATTTTCAACAGGCGTTATCATTGTTAACTGAGAATAAAAGAACCGAAGCCAAAGCAGCGCTTACTCCCTTCATCAATAATCCATCTGAATCGCAGCAGGCATTGCTTTCACTGACACTGTTGGAATTGAACAACTCGCATTTCGATGAGGCCCTTGCCTATTTCAATCGTTATGTTCAGCAGAGCAACAATCCTTATCCTTATATCTATGCACTTTGGAGCACCGGTATTTTTTCTGCCACCACGCCTAAGTCGGAACCACTGTTAGACAGTTTCATGAATAAGATAGCCGGTGATGAAAAAGCACCGCTGGCCATGAGAGCTATGGCTTATGATAATATGGCGCAGCGGATCGAGAACGGTCCGAAGTTCAAAGAGGCCCTGGCGCTTTACAACCGCATCGGAGATATCCGTAACTGGTCTTCTGTAGGTGTATTCGAAAATATTTCGGCAAGTGGTTTCAATAAAGATTTCGGTGTACTGACCCATCCCGAGCCAGGCTATGTTTTTAAGAACAGTACCGGCGCCGATGTAAGCTGGTTCACGATTCCCGATGCCCGGAACGACCGCTGGCTCGATCTTACTTTTCATTACGATGTATCCAATGCCATTATCTATTCACAAACATTCCTTCAATCCGATGCCGATAAGGATGTAAAAATGCTGTTGGGTGTTTCAGGATCGGTGAAAGTATGGATCAATGATTTCCTGGTATTGAGTGAAGAGGAGGAACGCAATACCGACCTGGATGTTTATACCGCTGCCGTAAAACTGCAAAAAGGCGTGAACCGTATACTGATCCAGTCGGGCTCGAGCGAGATCGACAAATCGAATTTCCTGCTCAGGTTTGCCGATATGAACGATCATCTGCTCACCAATTTCACTTCCACTGCTGCATACAGTCCTTATCAGAAAGCCCTTCCGTATAAAGTTGAACGCTATCCGTTCTTTGCAGAAGCCTATTTCCAGCAACTCACTGCCGGCAAGGCCAACGATCTGCTCAACGCACTCATGCTGGCTTATACCTACAAACACAACGACGCCCGTTTTGAAGCCGCCGGCATCAACAGCAAACTCAAACAGCAATTTCCACGCAGCACCATTGTTTCTGAATTGATGACCGAAGCATATAGCCGCGACAACAACAATACCGATCTCACCCGCGAATTGGAATTCATCAAATCGAACGACTCGCTGAGTCTTTATGGCCTCATGCTCAATTACAGTGAAGCATTCAACAAGGAAGAATACGACGAAGCCAGGAGATTGCTGAACAAACGGATTGAAATTTATGGCGATAATGAAGACACCGAGTACAAGCAACTGGAATTGCTGGTAAAAAGAAGCGATATCGAAGGACTGATCAAAGAACTGGAAAAAGCCTATCAGCGCTATCCCGACAATGTTTCATTCGCCAACATGAAATACAACCTCGAGGCCAATGTGAACAAAGACAAGAGTAAAGCCGATACAGTGCTTGAAACTTTCCTGAACAACCATTATAACGAACAACTGCTTGACATACTGGTGAATGATAAGATGGCCCTTGGCAAAAAAGAAGAAGCCATGCAAATGCTCGCTGCAGTGGTTGAAAAAAAACCTTATGCCATCAAACAATACACCCGTATTGCCGATAAGTATTTTGAATTGCAGGACTATGCAAAAGCCGCGCAGTGGGAACAGAAAGCCATTGCCAGGGCTCCGTTCGCAGGCGAATTCCATCACAACCTCGGCCTCATACAAAGCGCTGCCGGCAAGAACGCAGATGCTATTGGTTCGCTGACCAAAGCCATCCAGTATAACCCCAGTAATTATGCGGCCAGGCGCAAACTGAATGAACTCCAGGGTAAGAAAGACCTGTTTGCCAATTTCAAGGAAACCGATATACAGGCGTTGTATAAAGCTGCACCCAAAGCCGATGCTTATCCGAACGACAACAGCATTTACCTGCTCAGGGATTTGCAGGAAGTGATCTATGCAGAGAATGGCGCTTCTGAAGAAAAATACCAATACCTCGTTAAGATATTCAACCAGGCCGGTATCGACGCCTGGAAAGAGATCAGCATCCCATACAATGGCTATACACAACGGCTCATCATCCTCAAAGCCGATATCCTCAAAAAAGACGGAAGCCGTGTGCAGGCAGAAAGGAGAGACAATGAGGTGGTGTTCTCTTCACTGGAAACAGGTGATGCTGTTTACATCAGCTATAAATTGGAAAATGCATTCTCCGGTAAACTGGCAGAGCATTTCTGGCAAGAATTTACTTTCAACAGCGGCTATCCCGTAAAGCAGGCATCTTTCAGCATGATCGTTCCGGCCGGTCGCCAGTTTCATTATAAACTGTACAACAGTTCTATTGAGCCCGTCATTACCAGCATCGACGATCATTTTAAAATGTACAGTTGGGAAATCAAAGACAATCCACGGGTAGAAACAGAAGCGTATATGCCTGTTTTCTCCGACATCAGTCAGCGTATTGTGGTTTCATCCATTCCCGATTGGAATTATATCCGGAACTGGTATAACGACCTGAGCACCGTAAAACTCAAGGCCGATTTTGCCATCAAAGAAAAAGTAAAGGAATTACTGGCTGGCAAAGAAAACACCAGCGATCTTGTTAAAGCAAAGATCATCTACAATTATATCCAGGATAATTTCAATTACAGCGATGTGCCCTTCCTGCACAGCGCCCTCACGCCGCAACGGGCCAGCCGCACGCTAAGCAGTAAGCTGGGCGATTGCAAAGACCTTTCGGTGCTCTTTACCAGCATGGCCCGGGAAGCCGGTCTTCAATCGAACCTTGTGCTGGTACTCACCAGGGACCAAGGAGACAATGGCCTCGATCTTCCCATGATCGGGTTTAATCATTGTATTGCCCAGTTGCATTCGGGTGGAAAGAATTACCTGGTGGAGCTCACCAATAACCAACTGCCCTTTGCGGCCATGTCAACCAACCTGATCCATGCCAATGGACTGCCCATTGTGAAAGACAGCATTAGCCAGGTAAAGCTGGAAAAACTCGATACGCGCAACCGCAGCATCAACAGCGTTACCCGTGCCTGCACCATCCGGCTGAACGGCAGCAAAGCCGATATCACCCGCAGCAACAGCAGCACAGGAGCCGAAGCCAGCAGGATGAGGGGCAGCTACCGCCATCAAAGCAATGACGACAGGAACAAGCAACTGACCAGCTCGCTCAGCAACGAATTTGCCAAGAATATAATGCTGCAGCAATTGAGTTTCAGTAACCTCGACAATCTCTCCGATACGGTAAAAATGAATTATCATTTCTCGGTCGATAATTATACCAGCGAGGTAGCGGGCATGCAGATCTTCTCATTCCCCTGGGTAGATACTTATGGCTCCCTTGGTTTTGTATCCATGGAAAAAAGGCAATTCCCCATTGCTCTGTGGAGTGTGAGCAGCACACCTGCCGATAAGGAAGTGATCACTTTTATACTTCCTGCGGGTAAAAAGCTGATAGAAGCACCCAAAAATGTTAGCTACAGTTGCCCTGCACTCAATTATAGCCTGCATTTTGAAGTCAAGCCCGATAGGGTCATTGCTACAAGGGAAGTAAAATACCTGGCAGAAGAAGTCCCCACCAGTGAATTTGCAGCATTCAAAGAAGTGCTCAATAAAATGGTGGCGGCAGACAAAAAGCAGATCGCATTCAAATAAATCGATTATTTTTTCTATTTTTCCTATATG
Coding sequences within it:
- a CDS encoding DUF3857 domain-containing protein; its protein translation is MRFFILCILTCSLSLVHAQHFQQALSLLTENKRTEAKAALTPFINNPSESQQALLSLTLLELNNSHFDEALAYFNRYVQQSNNPYPYIYALWSTGIFSATTPKSEPLLDSFMNKIAGDEKAPLAMRAMAYDNMAQRIENGPKFKEALALYNRIGDIRNWSSVGVFENISASGFNKDFGVLTHPEPGYVFKNSTGADVSWFTIPDARNDRWLDLTFHYDVSNAIIYSQTFLQSDADKDVKMLLGVSGSVKVWINDFLVLSEEEERNTDLDVYTAAVKLQKGVNRILIQSGSSEIDKSNFLLRFADMNDHLLTNFTSTAAYSPYQKALPYKVERYPFFAEAYFQQLTAGKANDLLNALMLAYTYKHNDARFEAAGINSKLKQQFPRSTIVSELMTEAYSRDNNNTDLTRELEFIKSNDSLSLYGLMLNYSEAFNKEEYDEARRLLNKRIEIYGDNEDTEYKQLELLVKRSDIEGLIKELEKAYQRYPDNVSFANMKYNLEANVNKDKSKADTVLETFLNNHYNEQLLDILVNDKMALGKKEEAMQMLAAVVEKKPYAIKQYTRIADKYFELQDYAKAAQWEQKAIARAPFAGEFHHNLGLIQSAAGKNADAIGSLTKAIQYNPSNYAARRKLNELQGKKDLFANFKETDIQALYKAAPKADAYPNDNSIYLLRDLQEVIYAENGASEEKYQYLVKIFNQAGIDAWKEISIPYNGYTQRLIILKADILKKDGSRVQAERRDNEVVFSSLETGDAVYISYKLENAFSGKLAEHFWQEFTFNSGYPVKQASFSMIVPAGRQFHYKLYNSSIEPVITSIDDHFKMYSWEIKDNPRVETEAYMPVFSDISQRIVVSSIPDWNYIRNWYNDLSTVKLKADFAIKEKVKELLAGKENTSDLVKAKIIYNYIQDNFNYSDVPFLHSALTPQRASRTLSSKLGDCKDLSVLFTSMAREAGLQSNLVLVLTRDQGDNGLDLPMIGFNHCIAQLHSGGKNYLVELTNNQLPFAAMSTNLIHANGLPIVKDSISQVKLEKLDTRNRSINSVTRACTIRLNGSKADITRSNSSTGAEASRMRGSYRHQSNDDRNKQLTSSLSNEFAKNIMLQQLSFSNLDNLSDTVKMNYHFSVDNYTSEVAGMQIFSFPWVDTYGSLGFVSMEKRQFPIALWSVSSTPADKEVITFILPAGKKLIEAPKNVSYSCPALNYSLHFEVKPDRVIATREVKYLAEEVPTSEFAAFKEVLNKMVAADKKQIAFK